From Actinopolyspora lacussalsi, a single genomic window includes:
- a CDS encoding TM2 domain-containing membrane protein YozV (product_source=COG2314; cog=COG2314; pfam=PF05154; superfamily=161098; transmembrane_helix_parts=Inside_1_16,TMhelix_17_34,Outside_35_43,TMhelix_44_66,Inside_67_94) has translation MNAEYDMMEYQARQKSLVVSYVLWIFLGLFGAHRFYAGNRVGTAVAQLVCTVLVITSPISAVWALVDAFLIPGWIKQHNLELAGELRQRDTSRA, from the coding sequence TTGAACGCTGAATACGACATGATGGAATACCAGGCCAGGCAGAAGTCGCTGGTGGTCAGCTACGTGCTGTGGATCTTCCTCGGCCTGTTCGGTGCCCACCGGTTCTACGCGGGCAACCGCGTCGGTACCGCCGTGGCGCAGCTGGTGTGCACGGTGCTCGTCATCACCAGCCCCATCAGTGCCGTGTGGGCACTCGTGGACGCCTTCCTCATTCCCGGCTGGATCAAGCAGCACAACCTGGAGCTGGCCGGCGAACTGCGGCAGCGCGACACGAGCAGGGCGTGA
- a CDS encoding gluconate 5-dehydrogenase (product_source=KO:K00046; cath_funfam=3.40.50.720; cog=COG1028; ko=KO:K00046; pfam=PF13561; superfamily=51735) produces the protein MVSELFDLTGRVALVTGSSRGIGNAVAKGLAEAGATVVLNGRDRQRAAEARDALRAAVPGAECDVVCFDVTDEDEVVEGVAEIADRHGGIDVLVNNAGFQHREPMFDLSVERWEEVLRTDLTSAFLVGRTVARDMVRHGSGKIINICSVQTELARPSIAPYTAAKGGLRNLTRAMTAEWASSGLQINGIAPGYIATELTSALVADPEFSGWVTGRTPAGRWGSTDDLLGPAVFLASDAASFVNGQLLFVDGGMTAVV, from the coding sequence TTGGTATCCGAACTGTTCGACCTGACCGGCAGGGTCGCGCTGGTCACCGGCAGCAGTCGCGGCATCGGCAACGCCGTCGCGAAGGGGCTGGCCGAGGCCGGGGCCACGGTGGTGCTCAACGGCCGCGACCGACAGCGGGCCGCCGAAGCACGTGACGCGCTGCGCGCGGCGGTTCCCGGAGCCGAGTGCGACGTGGTGTGCTTCGACGTCACCGACGAGGACGAAGTCGTCGAAGGGGTGGCCGAGATCGCCGACCGGCACGGCGGAATCGACGTGCTGGTCAACAACGCGGGCTTCCAGCACCGCGAGCCGATGTTCGACCTCTCGGTGGAGCGCTGGGAGGAGGTGCTGCGCACCGACCTGACCAGCGCCTTCCTCGTGGGACGCACGGTGGCGCGCGACATGGTGCGGCACGGCAGCGGCAAAATCATCAACATCTGCTCGGTGCAGACCGAGCTCGCCCGGCCGTCGATCGCGCCGTACACGGCGGCCAAGGGCGGGCTGCGGAACCTGACCCGGGCCATGACCGCCGAATGGGCGAGCAGCGGCCTGCAGATCAACGGCATCGCACCCGGCTACATCGCGACCGAGCTGACCTCGGCCCTGGTAGCCGACCCCGAGTTCAGTGGCTGGGTGACCGGGCGCACTCCCGCCGGTCGATGGGGCAGTACCGACGATCTGCTCGGCCCGGCGGTGTTCCTGGCCTCGGACGCCGCGTCGTTCGTCAACGGGCAGCTACTGTTCGTCGACGGCGGCATGACGGCAGTGGTCTGA
- a CDS encoding hypothetical protein (product_source=Hypo-rule applied; superfamily=57850): MTSEREHFWMPIPAPESKRHAFRGRQWDGSPAAESLCGSALSMARPSEMDWIQRPTCRHCWQELLERVSEPEPTCQDCPHRSGRRDPETIRAELERTESP; this comes from the coding sequence ATGACGAGTGAACGTGAGCACTTCTGGATGCCGATCCCGGCCCCCGAGTCGAAGCGGCACGCCTTCCGGGGCAGGCAGTGGGACGGATCTCCGGCGGCCGAGAGCCTGTGCGGCTCGGCGCTGTCGATGGCGCGCCCCAGCGAGATGGACTGGATCCAGCGCCCCACCTGTCGGCACTGCTGGCAGGAGTTGCTGGAACGGGTTTCCGAGCCGGAGCCAACCTGCCAGGACTGTCCCCACCGCTCCGGAAGGCGCGATCCGGAGACCATCCGCGCCGAACTGGAGCGGACCGAATCCCCGTGA
- a CDS encoding hypothetical protein (product_source=Hypo-rule applied; smart=SM00028; superfamily=48452), giving the protein MLRSCAVERPRRPVSPAPTGRVPPGCATSTTRRCSAAGPPKGEPAARSPPAVDGANTTGGPARRTHSSTFGKAVGGKPIPENAPNGSRCSTRYSDRSTPMPIPRQAPSAQPTIQNNHFGKLPVKRGNRPDVELSSPLDARHAAPEADHHVARIPAPEELPDSSYWYVPSILDGHNGFVLHALGDFEQARQAAREALSNNAGSLAPRRVGSGAPKARGMGNRPDLDAGRPRTRLNSGSTDQQPNSFTPSDPLRGAFVCARSVTNAEEPPDRNQRARATLYPPRVQRAVLSLARNRLPSTRTPGSAWVGLQVLATVHSRADPG; this is encoded by the coding sequence ATGCTCCGATCATGCGCTGTCGAACGACCACGAAGGCCGGTAAGCCCTGCCCCAACGGGGCGCGTCCCTCCGGGCTGTGCCACATCCACGACCCGGCGGTGCAGTGCGGCGGGACCACCAAAAGGGGAACCCGCTGCACGGTCGCCACCGGCGGTGGACGGTGCGAATACCACGGGAGGACCCGCACGAAGAACTCACAGCTCGACCTTTGGCAAAGCCGTCGGCGGAAAGCCGATTCCGGAAAACGCGCCGAACGGATCACGGTGTTCGACCCGGTACTCGGACCGATCAACACCGATGCCTATCCCCCGACAGGCACCGTCAGCACAACCGACCATCCAAAATAACCACTTCGGAAAACTCCCCGTGAAACGGGGGAACCGACCGGATGTGGAGCTAAGCAGCCCCCTCGATGCACGGCACGCAGCGCCGGAAGCCGACCACCACGTGGCACGTATTCCCGCCCCGGAAGAACTGCCGGACTCTTCGTACTGGTACGTGCCTTCCATCCTGGATGGACACAACGGATTCGTGCTCCACGCCCTCGGGGACTTCGAGCAGGCCCGCCAGGCGGCACGCGAAGCCCTGTCGAACAATGCCGGAAGCCTGGCCCCGCGCCGAGTGGGCAGCGGCGCACCGAAAGCTCGCGGGATGGGAAATCGACCAGACCTCGACGCGGGGCGTCCTCGGACCCGGCTGAATTCCGGTTCGACTGACCAACAGCCGAACAGCTTCACACCCTCGGATCCGCTCCGGGGCGCATTCGTATGTGCACGCTCGGTCACGAACGCAGAAGAGCCCCCTGATCGAAACCAGAGGGCTCGTGCTACTTTGTATCCGCCAAGAGTACAAAGAGCAGTGCTGAGTCTAGCACGGAATAGACTTCCCTCCACGCGCACCCCAGGCAGCGCGTGGGTAGGGCTACAAGTCCTGGCCACGGTTCACAGCCGTGCGGATCCCGGTTAG
- a CDS encoding hypothetical protein (product_source=Hypo-rule applied; cath_funfam=3.40.50.300), whose product MHKVAVRGVVAVSGATTSTPHLTDYLIPVARTARIGSRGTVRVLQELYGWVMASRKCSDGSVK is encoded by the coding sequence ATGCACAAGGTAGCTGTTCGCGGTGTGGTCGCTGTTTCGGGAGCGACCACGTCCACCCCGCACCTCACCGACTACCTGATCCCCGTGGCACGTACCGCGCGAATCGGATCACGGGGTACGGTGCGGGTTCTTCAGGAGCTGTACGGCTGGGTTATGGCCTCCAGGAAGTGCTCGGACGGGTCGGTGAAGTAA
- a CDS encoding DNA-binding transcriptional MerR regulator (product_source=COG0789; cath_funfam=1.10.1660.10; cog=COG0789; pfam=PF12728; smart=SM00497; superfamily=46955), which translates to MSDRLLTSGELARALGISHQSITNYARTGQLEPTLTTPGGHYRWELDDVKRQLRELNEKRRRG; encoded by the coding sequence ATGTCCGATCGACTGCTGACGAGCGGAGAGCTGGCGCGAGCTCTCGGGATCTCGCATCAGTCGATCACCAACTACGCGCGGACGGGTCAGCTGGAACCCACCCTGACCACCCCGGGTGGTCACTACCGCTGGGAGCTGGACGACGTGAAGCGCCAGCTCCGCGAGCTGAACGAGAAACGCCGCAGGGGCTGA
- a CDS encoding catechol 2,3-dioxygenase-like lactoylglutathione lyase family enzyme (product_source=COG0346; cath_funfam=3.10.180.10; cog=COG0346; pfam=PF00903; superfamily=54593), with translation MTVLFNHTIIAAHDKHDSAAFFTRIFDLPPAEAGGYFLVVRLDGGTMLQFAEPGIEFPPQHYAFLITEADFDGLYGRLRHEGVPHWADPRRKLPEQHNNNHGGRGVYFTDPSEHFLEAITQPYSS, from the coding sequence TTGACCGTTCTGTTCAACCACACGATCATCGCCGCGCACGACAAGCACGATTCCGCGGCGTTTTTCACCCGCATCTTCGACCTGCCTCCGGCCGAGGCGGGTGGTTACTTCCTCGTAGTACGACTGGACGGCGGCACGATGCTGCAGTTCGCCGAACCCGGCATCGAATTCCCGCCGCAGCACTACGCCTTTCTGATCACCGAGGCGGATTTCGACGGGTTGTACGGCCGATTGCGGCACGAGGGAGTGCCGCACTGGGCCGATCCACGACGAAAGCTGCCCGAGCAGCACAACAACAACCACGGCGGGCGAGGTGTTTACTTCACCGACCCGTCCGAGCACTTCCTGGAGGCCATAACCCAGCCGTACAGCTCCTGA
- a CDS encoding cytochrome bd-type quinol oxidase subunit 2 (product_source=COG1294; cog=COG1294; superfamily=50630; transmembrane_helix_parts=Outside_1_3,TMhelix_4_23,Inside_24_34,TMhelix_35_52,Outside_53_110,TMhelix_111_133,Inside_134_138), whose amino-acid sequence MLFFLLLVSPVVVLPLVLVHAVYSYRKLLRRPARLCSYAAVLIGGTAHLVFLRGLTHTPIVQGTTRCVEDKPSWMGEEVRLLRYDPKTFPPEANCVWDDGTTVDMVPGYITPTLYTLLSLTAACAVVGLFFLLRTRRS is encoded by the coding sequence ATGTTGTTTTTCCTGCTGCTGGTCTCCCCGGTGGTGGTGCTGCCGCTGGTGCTCGTGCACGCGGTGTACTCGTACCGGAAACTGCTGCGGCGACCCGCAAGGCTGTGCTCGTACGCGGCCGTGCTCATCGGCGGTACCGCGCACCTGGTGTTCCTCCGGGGGCTGACCCACACGCCCATCGTGCAGGGCACTACTAGATGTGTCGAGGACAAACCGAGCTGGATGGGTGAAGAGGTTCGGTTGCTGCGTTACGACCCGAAGACCTTTCCGCCGGAGGCCAACTGCGTCTGGGACGACGGGACCACAGTGGACATGGTGCCGGGGTACATCACTCCGACCTTGTACACGCTCCTGTCGCTCACCGCAGCCTGCGCCGTAGTGGGGTTGTTCTTCCTGCTGCGCACCCGCCGCTCGTGA
- a CDS encoding DNA-binding FadR family transcriptional regulator (product_source=COG2186; cath_funfam=1.10.10.10,1.20.120.530; cog=COG2186; pfam=PF00392,PF07729; smart=SM00895; superfamily=46785,48008) translates to MTRSGHGHEGSEQRASSANDTATVRASPTGAVKSGAGESNVEVLHSGVLDTLGKEITDGRLPTGHVLTLDTLEERFGVSRTVVRESVRILQSMGLVTSRRRVGITVQPRRSWNVFDPRVIWWRLAGEGREAQLRSLTELRIAVEPLATADAARNASGEVRSRVVELSSMMRAKGEAGELDDFLELDIEFHTALLRTSGNEMFEALADVVAVVLRGRTQLGLMPHQPVPRALDLHERAAHAVANARSEEAEDAMRELLAEVRDAVVPVWGNPSAGK, encoded by the coding sequence GTGACGAGGTCCGGACACGGACACGAGGGGAGTGAGCAGCGGGCGAGTTCTGCGAACGACACCGCGACCGTGCGTGCCTCACCGACCGGTGCGGTGAAAAGCGGTGCCGGGGAGTCGAATGTCGAAGTGCTGCACAGTGGTGTACTGGACACGCTCGGCAAGGAGATCACCGACGGTCGATTGCCCACCGGACACGTGCTGACACTCGACACGCTCGAGGAACGGTTCGGGGTGTCGCGCACCGTGGTGCGGGAGAGCGTGCGGATTCTGCAGTCGATGGGGCTGGTCACGTCCCGGCGCCGGGTCGGCATCACGGTTCAGCCGAGGCGGTCCTGGAACGTGTTCGACCCACGTGTGATCTGGTGGCGACTCGCGGGCGAGGGGCGGGAGGCCCAGTTGCGTTCGCTGACCGAGCTTCGCATCGCGGTCGAACCGCTGGCCACCGCCGACGCCGCGCGCAACGCTTCGGGAGAGGTGAGATCACGTGTGGTGGAGCTGTCGTCGATGATGCGCGCCAAGGGCGAAGCGGGTGAGCTCGACGACTTCCTGGAACTGGACATCGAGTTCCACACCGCGTTGTTGCGGACCAGCGGCAACGAGATGTTCGAGGCGTTGGCCGATGTGGTCGCGGTGGTGCTGCGGGGGCGAACTCAGCTGGGGCTGATGCCGCACCAGCCGGTTCCCCGCGCGCTGGACCTGCACGAGCGTGCGGCACACGCCGTGGCCAACGCGAGATCGGAGGAGGCCGAGGACGCCATGCGCGAGCTGCTCGCCGAGGTCCGGGACGCCGTCGTTCCGGTTTGGGGGAATCCGTCGGCGGGGAAGTAG
- a CDS encoding gluconokinase (product_source=KO:K00851; cath_funfam=3.40.50.300; cog=COG3265; ko=KO:K00851; pfam=PF01202; smart=SM00382; superfamily=52540; tigrfam=TIGR01313), with the protein MTATCLVVMGVSGAGKSTVAQLLAQQLDRPSAEADEFHPEANIAKMTAGVPLTDEDRLPWLWRIRDWITRHATSGTNTIVTCSSLKRTYRDVLRQAGANVRFLHLSGSAETIEGRLTSRSGHFMPSSLLRSQFDDLEPLHPDEAGLTVDIVDPPQDIVRQTLAALDPGACHAAR; encoded by the coding sequence ATGACAGCCACATGCCTGGTGGTGATGGGCGTTTCGGGGGCGGGCAAGAGCACCGTCGCGCAGCTGCTCGCCCAACAGCTCGATCGGCCCTCGGCCGAGGCCGACGAGTTCCACCCCGAAGCCAACATCGCCAAGATGACGGCCGGTGTCCCGCTCACCGACGAGGACCGGCTGCCCTGGCTGTGGCGGATCCGCGACTGGATCACCCGACACGCCACGAGCGGGACGAACACGATCGTGACCTGCTCCTCGCTGAAGCGGACGTACCGGGACGTCCTGCGGCAGGCCGGGGCGAACGTGCGGTTCCTGCACCTGTCCGGCTCGGCCGAAACGATCGAGGGAAGGCTCACGAGCCGTTCCGGGCACTTCATGCCCAGCTCACTGCTGCGGTCGCAGTTCGACGACCTCGAACCGCTACACCCCGACGAGGCCGGCCTGACCGTCGACATCGTCGATCCCCCGCAAGACATCGTGCGGCAGACCCTCGCGGCTCTCGACCCCGGCGCCTGCCACGCCGCGCGATGA
- a CDS encoding GntP family gluconate:H+ symporter (product_source=KO:K03299; cog=COG2610; ko=KO:K03299; pfam=PF02447; superfamily=144083,48498; tigrfam=TIGR00791; transmembrane_helix_parts=Outside_1_9,TMhelix_10_31,Inside_32_37,TMhelix_38_60,Outside_61_118,TMhelix_119_141,Inside_142_147,TMhelix_148_167,Outside_168_186,TMhelix_187_209,Inside_210_238,TMhelix_239_261,Outside_262_275,TMhelix_276_298,Inside_299_310,TMhelix_311_333,Outside_334_347,TMhelix_348_370,Inside_371_393,TMhelix_394_416,Outside_417_437,TMhelix_438_460,Inside_461_461) → MNIDGWTQTMGSGPLLGIAAAAIAVLLFLIIKLRVHAFLALVLVSLATAFASGIPANSIIETLTSGFGSTLASVALLVGLGAMLGRLLEVSGGAQSLTDALLNRFGERRAPMALGIASLIFGFPIFFDAGLVVMLPIVFAVARRLGGGVLRYGLPTAGAFSVMHIFVPPHPGPVAASGLLGADVGLVLALALVVAIPTWYLTSYLYGLWAGKRIVLPVPELLNGGTPVEQDENPPRARTVISLLLLPLLLIFANTGLNTAGEAGWANPDAGWFQVARTLGATPVALLITVFVATYVLGTRRGRGQDVIEKLLDSALGPVCAIILITGAGGMFGGVLQASGIGDALSDVMSDIGMPVIVAAYVIAAVIRIAQGSATVALTTAAGLVQPVVLGQDFNSVQLAALVLALAAGSVTAGHVNDSGFWLVGRFFGMDVKTTLKTWTVMQTTIGLMGFAIASLLFVVA, encoded by the coding sequence ATGAACATCGATGGCTGGACACAGACAATGGGTTCGGGCCCATTACTCGGCATAGCGGCGGCCGCGATCGCCGTACTGCTGTTCTTGATCATCAAACTGCGCGTGCACGCCTTCCTCGCGCTGGTGCTGGTCAGCCTCGCCACCGCGTTCGCGTCGGGCATCCCGGCGAACAGCATCATCGAGACACTCACCAGCGGATTCGGCTCCACGCTGGCTAGCGTGGCGCTGCTGGTCGGGCTCGGCGCGATGCTCGGCAGACTCCTCGAGGTCAGCGGAGGCGCCCAGTCGCTGACCGACGCGCTGCTGAACAGGTTCGGCGAACGACGCGCACCGATGGCGCTGGGCATCGCCTCGCTGATCTTCGGTTTTCCCATCTTCTTCGACGCGGGGCTCGTCGTGATGCTGCCGATCGTGTTCGCGGTGGCACGCAGGCTCGGCGGTGGTGTGCTGCGCTACGGCCTGCCCACGGCGGGCGCGTTCTCGGTGATGCACATCTTCGTTCCACCGCACCCCGGGCCGGTCGCGGCCAGCGGGCTGCTGGGCGCCGACGTCGGACTGGTCCTCGCGCTCGCTCTGGTTGTCGCGATTCCGACGTGGTACCTGACCAGCTACCTCTACGGCCTCTGGGCGGGCAAGCGCATCGTGCTTCCGGTGCCGGAACTACTCAACGGCGGCACTCCCGTGGAGCAGGACGAGAACCCGCCCCGCGCACGCACCGTCATCTCGCTGCTGCTGCTTCCGCTGCTGCTGATCTTCGCCAACACCGGGCTGAACACCGCCGGTGAAGCGGGGTGGGCGAACCCCGACGCCGGTTGGTTCCAGGTCGCCCGCACCCTGGGTGCCACGCCGGTCGCGCTGCTGATCACCGTGTTCGTGGCCACCTACGTCCTGGGGACCCGCCGGGGACGCGGCCAGGACGTCATCGAGAAGCTGCTCGACTCCGCGCTCGGCCCGGTGTGCGCGATCATCCTGATCACCGGCGCGGGCGGGATGTTCGGCGGCGTGCTGCAGGCCAGCGGCATCGGCGACGCGCTCTCGGACGTGATGTCCGACATCGGGATGCCGGTGATCGTCGCCGCCTACGTGATCGCCGCGGTGATCCGCATCGCGCAGGGCTCGGCCACCGTCGCGCTGACGACCGCGGCCGGGCTGGTGCAGCCGGTGGTGCTCGGACAGGACTTCAACTCGGTGCAGCTGGCCGCGCTGGTGCTGGCGCTGGCGGCGGGCTCGGTCACCGCCGGGCACGTCAACGACTCCGGATTCTGGCTGGTGGGCCGGTTCTTCGGGATGGACGTGAAGACGACGCTGAAGACCTGGACGGTCATGCAGACCACCATCGGGCTGATGGGCTTCGCCATCGCCTCCCTGCTGTTCGTCGTCGCCTGA
- a CDS encoding non-heme chloroperoxidase (product_source=KO:K00433; cath_funfam=3.40.50.1820; cog=COG0596; ko=KO:K00433; pfam=PF00561; superfamily=53474) has translation MGTITTNDGTEIYYKDWGAGQPIVFSHGWPLSADDWDAQLLFFLHHGYRVIAHDRRGHGRSEQTGEGHDMDHYADDLAALTAHLDLSNAIHVGHSTGGGEVVRYLARHGEGRVAKAALLCAVPPLMVRTESNPDGLPKDVFDDFQRQLAENRSQFYRDIAAGPFYGFNRPGAEPSEAVIQNWWRQGMMGGAKAHYDGVVAFSQTDFTDDLKRITVPVLVMHSQDDQVVPYVASGPLSAKLLRDATLHTYENFPHGMPTTQAETINADLLEFLRG, from the coding sequence ATGGGCACCATCACCACCAACGACGGCACGGAGATCTACTACAAGGACTGGGGCGCGGGCCAACCGATCGTGTTCAGCCACGGCTGGCCGCTCTCGGCCGACGACTGGGACGCCCAGCTGCTGTTCTTCCTGCACCACGGCTACCGGGTCATCGCGCACGACCGGCGCGGCCACGGGCGTTCCGAGCAGACCGGCGAGGGTCACGACATGGACCACTACGCCGACGACCTCGCCGCGCTGACGGCGCACCTCGATCTCTCGAACGCGATCCACGTGGGTCACTCCACCGGCGGCGGCGAGGTCGTCCGCTACCTGGCCCGGCACGGCGAGGGCCGGGTCGCCAAGGCGGCGCTGCTCTGCGCGGTGCCACCGTTGATGGTGCGAACCGAGAGCAACCCGGACGGCCTGCCCAAGGACGTCTTCGACGACTTCCAGCGGCAGCTGGCCGAAAACCGCTCGCAGTTCTACCGCGATATAGCCGCGGGCCCGTTCTACGGTTTCAACCGCCCGGGTGCGGAGCCCTCGGAAGCCGTGATCCAGAACTGGTGGCGCCAGGGCATGATGGGTGGCGCGAAGGCGCACTACGACGGTGTGGTCGCCTTCTCGCAGACCGACTTCACCGATGACCTGAAGCGGATCACCGTGCCGGTGCTGGTGATGCACAGCCAGGACGACCAGGTCGTGCCCTACGTCGCCTCCGGGCCGCTGTCGGCGAAGCTGCTGCGCGACGCCACGTTGCACACCTACGAGAACTTCCCGCACGGCATGCCCACCACGCAGGCGGAGACGATCAACGCGGACCTGCTGGAGTTCCTGCGCGGGTGA